Within the Salvia hispanica cultivar TCC Black 2014 chromosome 4, UniMelb_Shisp_WGS_1.0, whole genome shotgun sequence genome, the region aaatgtaatgaaaagtgagttgaaatagttggtgggatgtgggtcctacttttaaagtattagttttataataaaatgtgagtaagaatgagttagtggaatatgaggtccactatcaaaaatagtaaaagtgaaatgggtaaaattatgtgggacggcccaaaatagaatattgggtaaaattatgtgggacggagggagtaacacaTTCCAAAGGGAAAAGCCAAAAAAgtatatagaaaggtaaattattttttaaaaataaaataacagtacaaaatgcattaaaaaatatgaagtgtaataccttctcaaatacctttcCTTTGGAGAAtggtttttcatgaaaagaaggcaaatatggtagttataagattttacctctccattgatgGGGAGGTAAAGATACAtctttaaaatagaaaaatatataataccttctcaaatacctctccCTTTGGACCATGAAAAAAAGGTGAATGTGgtagttatattagtttacctATCCATTTACCCTTCCCCTTGGAGTTGCTCTTAGTGAtacaacacatttttctttttggcatgtcccactttattctctctcaacTTACCTCACATAATAATGTTGTATAAAATCTCTTGCCTAATAGGAAATGCTTTACTTAGAGTGggatatataagtatataaaaatgagagactaaaggccaaaattggtccttaacatatgcttattttatcattttggtcataaactttatcttttaaattttttagttcTGTATATTTCAtatcggatcacaattggtcctccgttaatatttaacggtcaacaatttaatcacaattttaaccaacttaagtaatttttaatgggatTACCAACTCCTAAtcataaacttaattattttaaggatatatcatttaaaataccaaaataacaGTAttgaaaaagcaaataaagagtaaaaagCCGATGATAAGCATTGCGATGTTCTGAGCAGCGGTTTCATGATTGCGCCGGAGAAGAAGCTGATGGAGCCACAGATGATGCTAGCCCTGCAGCCTCTGTTTCGGGTGACGTGGGAGGCTCTGAATGTAGAGACTAAGGCGGCTAAGTAGAGTGAGGATGTAAACAGGGTCAGAATCTGGTTGTCGTATTTGCAGTAATCTGTTCTTGGAGATGCAATTGCTTCCTTCGTATTCTTTGGGGAAGAATTCTTTCAAGAATTCATCCATGGAAGTCACCCCATCTGCAATTTTCAAACTCTATTGTTAGGATTTAGGAATGGTTGGAACAATAAAAGAATTGGGAGAAGAGAATTGCAATTTAGGATTTGCATAATGATTCGATtgctattaaaataaattaaataatactctttattttcttttttaatactcttattttggtattctaaatagaatatatccttaaaataattaaggttATGATTAGGAGTTggtaatttcattaaaaattgcttaaattggtcaaaattgtgattaaaattGTTAACAGTTAAATATTAACGGAATTGTTAacggaggaccaattgtgatccgatttgaaatgtacaggaccaaaaaattcaaaagataaagtttatgaccaaaatgataaaatgagcatatgtTCACACCAATTTTGGTCTTTACTCAAAACGagattcatattccactattttttcactcattttttataaaggAATACAATTTCTCAAACCTGTGCAGAGTCAACACATGTCATGACAGATAGAGAGAGTAGCACTCTCAAATCTGAAAACCTAGTTTAGAGGAATATTCAAAAGTAGATTCactaaaattttgtgagttaagtgtaaataataaaatagaagagtgTGGTATTTCTATTTAGAATAAAGTGGGACAGaaggaaaaaattatttatcaattgtATTGTAATAATAACACTGTCATTACTATATCTGagaatagaatatatatatagagctTGACAgacattttataaaagatATTGAAGAGAGAATTGTGAAGTTGCCGTTTGTTAGAACAAAAGATCAGTTAGTTGTTATCATAGCTAAAGTTTCAAATTTCAAGATGGTATGCaagttaaaaatcaaaaatcccATTACTAAAGGAATACTATCAAaggtaaatataaaattatttcttcttgATTGTCGATTTATTCAATAgataactttaaaaattaaaagaggcTATGCAAAATAATGTTCAATACAAAATACAATGTCTGTCTTTTATAGTTTTGAATCGGTTTAACACTTGCATGTGATGTAAGCAAACCATATCCCTCTATAAAAACTAAAGAATGTAAATTTCTTTGTTCTTTTAGTCCTAGCTTTCACATCTCCATTTTCTGTTCAGTGTCTGCACCTCTCATGTTCGCCACCCCATTTTGTGTGCATTTATTACACTAGATGATCGATTTTCTAATGTGTAGCTGTCGAAACACCCATATGATAAGCACGACCGacaccaaaaaaatcaatttgaattCAATCTAACCAAGTTcgaaaatatgacaaattcaaatcaaatttaataacacaattcgataaaaaaaaaactacgaATATTTTACCCACCGTATTACTCCAAAGTTTTTCTCGAAATAAACGAATAGAGAACAATTTTCGTGTTTATGACTTACGAGACTTCCTTTTTcacttacaaaaaaaatgtaagaagCGTTTCGATTTCGTGTCTTCACGAGAAACACACAGTTATAACATGTCAcctaaaaatcataaaaaaattgattgccCAATCGGTTACAAATGTAGTCTAATGCTCGGTTGTATCGAACTAGAGTTCATTTCTCTAtggttaaattaattactttttttcaaacaaattatataattatttagtgataattttcaaacaaattatataattattttcagatAATTCGAGTATGAATATTTGAGTAGATGTAAGTTCcaatatttaactttttgaCCACATTCAAactttatgtatttttaatgtgttataaacaaattcatccaaaagctgatttatttttcaactatattaaaactttatatttttaacaacACTTTTAAGTTCATCCAATAAACTACATTCAGAGACATCCACATAGCATTAGTTCCacctaaaaatttaatcatgataattttattacaaGTTCAAAGTTATTGTagttttacaatatatttaaaattaatgataaaaatctATATTGACCAAAAGTTAGGTGTATAGTACATTTCTAAATACATGACCCAAcgataattatatatgtacaccAAACCAATGAAATAATTAGGATGCAAAAAACAAGTAAGAATGTTACAAACACAACTTCTCCCCAGCTCTAGACGCTGCTCAACTTGAAGCCACCACTAGTAGCTTCCCTCCCTCAAATACATGGGCAAGGTAGTCGGAAACCGGCCATCACCGGTCCAATAAACTCCGTAGGCTGCACAACGCCTCTGCGGTGAGGCTGCAGCACAGCACCTCAGCTTCCTCTGGTACTGCGTTGACGGTTGATCCACAGATGTAAAACATACTACTATCACCGTAAGATTGTCGAATGTGTTAAGACGAAGGGCCTCCATCACGAGGTCCTTGGCGCACTGCTCGGGATCATCGTGTCGTCTGAGCCCACGACGGACGAGGCTGACTGCTTGCTGGCTTGACAAGACATCCCAGATTCCGTCGCATCCGATTATGAGGAACTCATCATCCTCCGTCAGAGTGATTTGGCGGAACTCAGGCTCCGCAATGAGAGGCGAGGTGGAGCCTTGCGGCCGCTTCATGTCCCAGTCGCCCAGGGCTCGAGTAACGGAGAGAACACCGTTGAGATAACCATCGTCTATGAATCCACCCAATTCCTCTACACGCCTCCTCTCCAATGCGTAACTAGGCCGGTGATCTTGAGACATATCGATCGCCTCGCCTTTCCGGCATAGAACTGCTCTGCAGTCTCCTGCGTTCGCCACCATTAGAAGCCTGagtgagattttaggagttgttggttaatgtgattaattagagagagaaagaggagtatttaattggtgagagaaaaaagttgttgaatgtattaattggagaggaagtaaaaaaaatttgccaTGTGTCATCTTGgttaggacaaactaaaaaggaaacagAGCCACCTTATTTAGGACGGATGGAATACAATTTACGGAGAgcgaagaaaaaaaaatgtacctCCCAACAACGAGAGTTGTCAAAGCAGTCGTCCCGGAAGAACTGCTCACGCTGTTGTCCTCAGCCAAGGCCATATCTACTAAGAGAAATGCTTTCCTTAGATAATTCTCAACATCCACTACGAAGGCATCGTTTACTTCAGAAGCAAGTGGGAAATCACCGTCTTCAAAAAAGAATCTCATCGCGTGCTTTCTAACATAGGCTGCGGCCTCAGGCCCTCCATGGCCATCAAAAACCTGGAAAATGGCACAAAAATCAGACGTGCGATTCCAACATCATCGGAAAAGATAGGGAGAAAAAGGCCACTTACCCCATAGAAGGCACTAGGTTCGGGGACTGTGATGAGGGACCCCAAGTGTGCTGACAGATCGTCTATCCTTATGTGTTCGTCTTCCATGTATCTCCGTGGACCAATATCAGCAAAACCACCAGAACGGATGCTTGGG harbors:
- the LOC125185403 gene encoding LOW QUALITY PROTEIN: probable protein phosphatase 2C 49 (The sequence of the model RefSeq protein was modified relative to this genomic sequence to represent the inferred CDS: inserted 1 base in 1 codon), with product MEDEHIRIDDLSAHLGSLITVPEPSAFYGVFDGHGGPEAAAYVRKHAMRFFFEDGDFPLASEVNDAFVVDVENYLRKAFLLVDMALAEDNSVSSSSGTTALTTLVVGRLLMVANAGDCRAVLCRKGEAIDMSQDHRPSYALERRRVEELGGFIDDGYLNGVLSVTRALGDWDMKRPQGSTSPLIAEPEFRQITLTEDDEFLIIGCDGIWDVLSSQQAVSLVRRGLRRHDDPEQCAKDLVMEALRLNTFDNLTVIVVCFTSVDQPSXAVPEEAEVLCCSLTAEALCSLRSLLDR